A genomic region of Luteolibacter sp. Y139 contains the following coding sequences:
- a CDS encoding LytTR family transcriptional regulator DNA-binding domain-containing protein, protein MKEASPRSAPRKPRQVSPPEKKPAKRDQPDGPPSSPLTEADLWQSLAQIAAGAEAPLERALAVLGPFYKADRAWAGRYNDALTHFWGCSEWLGPDIASHMHEIQGVPVDLIGEAHRKFLRHEPVIIPDVERMPRQLRGLQAELRRESVRSTVAFPLVREGKLTGFYGFDHVWELANWSKADIDRLPALGSYLARLLHRHLYLALPADLPPPPQRSIFVTEHSGMKALSSDAVLFIRADGDYSRVHLTDGGSYFERRSLKNWIGQLPRERFLRVHQSYLVNGARIERLDRGPRWTLKLQGHPEEIPVGRAFRHAVRLHMAF, encoded by the coding sequence ATGAAGGAAGCATCCCCCCGAAGCGCACCACGGAAGCCCAGGCAAGTTTCACCGCCGGAGAAGAAACCGGCGAAGCGCGACCAGCCGGATGGCCCTCCTTCCTCTCCTCTAACCGAGGCCGACCTGTGGCAGTCGCTCGCGCAGATCGCTGCCGGGGCGGAGGCTCCGCTGGAGCGGGCGCTGGCGGTGCTGGGGCCGTTTTACAAGGCGGACCGCGCCTGGGCCGGGCGCTACAATGACGCGCTCACCCACTTCTGGGGCTGCAGCGAATGGCTCGGGCCCGACATCGCCTCGCACATGCACGAGATCCAAGGCGTGCCGGTGGATCTCATCGGCGAGGCGCACCGGAAGTTCCTCCGCCATGAGCCGGTGATCATTCCCGATGTCGAGCGGATGCCCCGCCAACTCCGCGGCCTGCAGGCGGAGCTGCGCCGGGAAAGCGTGCGCTCGACCGTGGCCTTCCCGCTGGTGCGGGAGGGGAAGCTGACCGGCTTCTACGGCTTCGATCACGTGTGGGAACTGGCGAACTGGAGCAAGGCGGACATCGACCGGCTGCCCGCGCTTGGCAGCTACCTCGCGCGGCTGTTGCACCGCCACTTGTATCTCGCGCTGCCCGCCGACCTGCCTCCGCCGCCGCAGCGGTCGATCTTCGTCACCGAGCACAGCGGGATGAAGGCGCTGTCCAGCGATGCCGTGCTCTTCATCCGGGCCGATGGCGACTACAGCCGCGTCCACCTCACCGATGGCGGCAGCTACTTCGAGCGGCGGAGCCTGAAGAACTGGATCGGGCAACTTCCGCGCGAGCGGTTCCTGCGGGTGCACCAGAGCTACCTGGTGAATGGCGCGCGGATCGAGCGGCTCGACCGGGGACCGCGGTGGACGTTGAAGCTGCAAGGGCATCCGGAGGAGATTCCCGTGGGCCGGGCGTTCCGGCATGCGGTGAGGTTGCACATGGCTTTCTAA
- a CDS encoding sensor histidine kinase yields the protein MRLFFAAMVLLAAARMGVAQDVGAQPAGANSEPVVLTRAAAIRSLPSEKAAEGRAVDLKGVVTWRSARRNHAIIVHDGETAVWVTLLGMSSLWERGLAPEPPVCEPGTLVRVKGKTGPGGYAPVVVAEALEPLGTAPLPEPLRLPVEELLSGSRDAQPVEVEGVVQEVTKPDGAGVASAMMVTGGHVCRVDVERGTELDREQLIDARVRVRGALTPLFNLRSQLTALKLSTNGRDDFQVMRPAPADPFQSTRVPLGNLRKFSPDANPYHRVVTGGVVTFAMPGEFFFLQDGATGVRVNSLEAEVAVGDVVEVAAFVDTTRTLAALNGAVVKKTGRAEVPPPETIEATGILQPQFRDSSRRVALADYDGRLVSLVTHVRRVEALDEKGGLGVIAESDGQAFAAVLASSGAAVPTALREKLVPGAEVRFTGLCDLTFAEKTPKLDLIGITGFRLWLRSPEDMVVLKSPPWWTAGRLQAVLITVGLVLALAVASNIALRRVLKRRTRRLEEVMRLHRDSELEFHAAREERHRLAADMHDGLQQLLVSAAYRMEAAAARMGEGPASAKDQLTAAHGALTRAQSGLRECIWGLKQVDDAEEDDFAALLRHAAGTVEHWPKGLVTVEVEGEPYSLSRQVMGSLLMLMQEAVGNACKHGKASAVKVTLHYFPERFEMAIRDNGRGFDPEQAPGTRQGHHGLESMRLRMKWLGGQLKVTSHPGNGTLIVCQVSRTAAEALLTNTGKGGHPGAGETGA from the coding sequence ATGCGTTTGTTCTTCGCAGCGATGGTATTGCTGGCGGCGGCTCGGATGGGTGTGGCGCAGGATGTTGGTGCGCAGCCGGCGGGTGCTAACTCTGAACCCGTAGTCCTGACGAGGGCGGCAGCGATTCGTTCTTTGCCCTCGGAGAAAGCAGCGGAGGGCCGGGCGGTGGACTTGAAGGGGGTGGTGACTTGGCGGAGTGCGCGGCGGAATCATGCGATCATCGTTCATGATGGGGAGACGGCGGTTTGGGTGACGTTGCTGGGGATGAGTTCGCTGTGGGAGCGGGGTTTGGCGCCGGAGCCGCCGGTGTGTGAGCCGGGGACCTTGGTGAGGGTGAAGGGGAAGACGGGGCCGGGCGGGTATGCGCCGGTGGTGGTAGCGGAGGCGTTGGAGCCATTGGGGACGGCGCCGTTGCCGGAGCCGTTGAGATTGCCGGTGGAGGAGTTGCTTTCGGGGAGCAGGGATGCGCAGCCGGTGGAGGTGGAGGGGGTGGTGCAGGAGGTGACGAAGCCGGATGGCGCGGGGGTGGCCTCGGCGATGATGGTGACGGGAGGGCATGTGTGCCGGGTGGATGTGGAGCGGGGGACGGAGCTGGATCGCGAGCAGCTGATCGATGCGCGGGTGCGGGTGCGCGGGGCGTTGACGCCGCTCTTCAACCTGCGGTCGCAATTGACGGCGCTGAAGCTGAGCACGAACGGGCGGGACGATTTCCAGGTGATGCGGCCGGCGCCTGCGGATCCCTTCCAATCGACGCGGGTGCCGCTGGGGAACCTGCGGAAGTTCTCACCGGATGCGAATCCGTATCACCGGGTGGTGACGGGCGGGGTGGTGACGTTCGCGATGCCGGGGGAGTTCTTTTTCCTGCAGGACGGGGCGACGGGGGTGCGGGTGAATTCGCTGGAGGCGGAGGTGGCCGTGGGGGATGTGGTGGAGGTGGCGGCCTTCGTGGATACGACGCGGACGCTGGCGGCGCTGAATGGCGCGGTGGTGAAGAAGACGGGCCGGGCGGAGGTGCCGCCGCCGGAGACGATCGAGGCGACGGGGATCCTGCAGCCGCAGTTCCGCGATTCCTCGCGGCGGGTGGCGTTGGCGGATTACGATGGGCGGCTGGTGAGCCTGGTGACGCACGTGAGGCGGGTGGAGGCGTTGGATGAAAAGGGCGGGCTGGGGGTGATCGCGGAGTCGGACGGGCAGGCGTTCGCGGCGGTGCTGGCATCGAGCGGCGCGGCGGTGCCGACGGCGCTCCGGGAGAAGCTGGTGCCGGGGGCGGAGGTGCGTTTCACGGGCTTGTGCGACCTGACCTTCGCGGAGAAGACGCCGAAGCTGGATTTGATCGGGATCACGGGATTCCGGCTGTGGCTGCGTTCGCCGGAGGACATGGTGGTGCTGAAGTCGCCGCCGTGGTGGACGGCGGGGCGATTGCAGGCGGTCTTAATTACGGTGGGTCTCGTACTTGCGCTAGCGGTGGCGTCGAACATCGCGCTGCGGCGTGTCTTGAAACGGAGGACGCGGCGGTTGGAGGAGGTGATGCGGCTGCACCGGGATTCCGAGCTGGAGTTTCATGCGGCGCGGGAAGAGCGGCATCGGCTGGCGGCGGACATGCACGATGGCCTTCAGCAGCTGCTGGTGAGTGCGGCGTATCGGATGGAAGCGGCGGCGGCGCGGATGGGCGAGGGGCCGGCGAGCGCGAAGGATCAATTGACGGCGGCGCACGGGGCGCTGACGCGGGCGCAATCGGGATTGCGCGAGTGCATCTGGGGGCTGAAGCAGGTGGACGATGCGGAGGAGGATGACTTCGCGGCCTTGCTAAGGCATGCGGCGGGCACGGTGGAGCATTGGCCGAAGGGGCTGGTGACGGTGGAGGTGGAGGGCGAGCCTTACAGTCTCTCGCGGCAGGTGATGGGGAGTCTCCTCATGCTGATGCAGGAGGCGGTGGGGAATGCGTGCAAGCACGGGAAGGCGTCTGCGGTGAAGGTGACGCTGCACTATTTCCCGGAGCGATTCGAGATGGCGATCCGCGACAACGGGCGGGGCTTCGATCCGGAGCAGGCACCGGGGACGCGGCAGGGGCACCACGGGCTGGAATCGATGCGGCTCAGGATGAAGTGGCTGGGCGGTCAGCTGAAGGTGACGAGCCATCCGGGGAATGGGACTCTCATTGTTTGCCAGGTGAGCCGGACGGCGGCGGAGGCGCTGCTGACGAATACGGGGAAGGGCGGGCATCCTGGGGCGGGGGAAACGGGAGCTTGA
- a CDS encoding response regulator transcription factor, which produces MDGKIRLLIVDDHAMVREGLEAMLSVDPRFESILTAASRDETMQVLEESRPHLILLDLRMPGFDGFNVLDTVLARWPEMRVLILSAGATGPEIYLARRTGARGYICKTAKRDALLKAIDTVIRGGLYFEDDAVPDEGDVTLSARELEVLRQLGRSLSAEELGVVLGISKHTVKSHLKAIFQKLGVAGQAEAVSRAYEMGIITVEKGR; this is translated from the coding sequence ATGGACGGAAAGATCCGGCTGCTGATCGTGGATGATCACGCGATGGTGAGGGAGGGCCTCGAGGCGATGCTCTCGGTGGACCCGCGTTTCGAAAGCATTCTAACAGCGGCGTCGCGGGATGAGACGATGCAGGTGCTGGAGGAGTCGCGGCCGCATTTGATTTTGTTAGACCTGCGGATGCCGGGGTTTGATGGCTTCAATGTGCTGGATACAGTGCTGGCGCGTTGGCCGGAGATGCGGGTCTTGATTCTATCGGCAGGGGCGACGGGGCCGGAGATCTATTTGGCGCGGCGGACCGGAGCGCGCGGGTACATTTGCAAGACGGCGAAGCGGGATGCGCTGCTGAAGGCGATCGATACGGTGATTCGGGGCGGCTTGTATTTCGAAGATGATGCGGTGCCGGATGAGGGGGATGTGACCTTGTCCGCGCGGGAGCTGGAGGTGTTGCGGCAGCTGGGGCGGAGTCTTTCGGCGGAAGAGCTGGGTGTGGTGCTGGGGATCAGCAAGCACACGGTGAAGAGTCACCTGAAGGCGATCTTCCAGAAGCTCGGTGTGGCGGGTCAGGCAGAGGCGGTTTCGCGGGCGTACGAGATGGGGATTATCACGGTGGAGAAGGGGAGGTGA